Proteins found in one Lycium ferocissimum isolate CSIRO_LF1 chromosome 6, AGI_CSIRO_Lferr_CH_V1, whole genome shotgun sequence genomic segment:
- the LOC132059529 gene encoding probable protein phosphatase 2C 33 produces KIVWGTKILDFPSCVLDENGGLRGELGSLDFKKIVITTDPNRENRGGGVGCVGALDCLLNIVRALRTGGGSCLTYESRTPVPGSPTSPAVGINKKKKRRNVSRNSSFNKSKEELLRRTPGRFFLNGSSEVASLFTQQGKKGTNQDAMLVWENFGSRTDTVFCGVFDGHGPHGHMVAKRVRDSLPSKLSAHWEVNLKSKEVLKEITLNAEGASLLSADDESRVSIDVEETEKHPDVFQILKESFLKAYKVMDRELRSYTNIDCFCSGTTAVTLVKQGQDLVIGNVGDSRAVLGTRDKDGSLTAVQLTVDLKPNLPAEAERIRKCRGRVFSLRDEPEVARVWLPNSDSPGLAMARAFGDFCLKDFGLISVPEVSYRRLTGKDEFIVLATDGIWDVLSNDEVVKIISSASSRSSAARSLVESAVRAWRTKYPTSKVDDCAVVCLFLDSNSNNNFSTASNTKDNVETVSMEANEVGAKTDDASGPTALPPSGTVGEGDEVSGEGDDVSEEGIEEASEHEELLSEVGTEWSALEGVSRLNTLLTLPRFVPDKDEK; encoded by the exons AAGATTGTTTGGGGCACTAAGATTCTTGATTTTCCCAGTtgtgttttggatgaaaatggtGGATTGAGAGGAGAATTGGGTAGTTTGGATTTTAAAAAGATTGTTATTACAACGGATCCGAATAGGGAAAATCGGGGTGGTGGTGTTGGTTGTGTTGGTGCTCTGGATTGCTTATTGAATATAGTCCGGGCACTCCGGACGGGTGGGGGGTCCTGCTTAACATATGAAAGCAGGACCCCGGTACCGGGTTCTCCTACATCACCTGCTGTTGGtattaataagaagaagaagaggaggaatgTTTCTAGGAACTCTTCCTTTAATAAATCCAAGGAAGAATTGTTGCGTAGGACGCCTGGAAGATTCTTCTTGAATGGCTCGAGCGAGGTGGCTTCACTATTCACTCAGCAGGGAAAGAAAGGAACTAATCAAGATGCCATGCTTGTTTGGGAG aACTTCGGTTCCAGAACAGATACAGTATTCTGTGGTGTTTTTGATGGCCACGGTCCTCATGGCCATATGGTTGCCAAGCGAGTCAGAGATTCCCTTCCCTCAAAGTTAAGTGCTCATTGGGAAGTTAATCTGAAAAGCAAGGAAGTTCTAAAGGAGATCACTCTAAATGCTGAGGGTGCTTCCCTTTTATCTGCTGATGATGAGTCTAGGGTCTCAATTGATGTTGAAGAGACTGAAAAGCACCCAGATGTCTTTCAGATTTTGAAGGAATCATTTCTGAAGGCTTATAAGGTTATGGATAGGGAACTGAGAAGCTACACTAATATTGACTGCTTCTGTAGTGGGACAACAGCTGTAACCCTTGTTAAACAG ggTCAGGATCTTGTTATAGGAAATGTAGGCGACTCCCGAGCAGTTCTGGGTACCAGAGATAAAGATGGTTCTCTAACTGCCGTACAATTGACGGTGGATCTGAAGCCTAATCTACCAG CGGAGGCTGAGAGAATTCGTAAATGTAGAGGGCGTGTTTTTTCTCTTCGGGATGAACCGGAGGTTGCAAGAGTGTGGTTGCCAAATAGTGACTCTCCTGGACTTGCCATGGCACGTGCTTTTGGAGATTTTTGCCTCAAGGATTTTGGTCTCATCTCTGTGCCTGAAGTATCATATAGGCGTTTAACGGGAAAAGATGAGTTCATTGTTCTGGCGACTGATGGG ATATGGGATGTACTTTCAAACGATGAAGTTGTAAAGATTATTTCGTCTGCTTCATCCCGCTCTTCTGCAGCTCGATCGCTGGTTGAATCAGCTGTTCGAGCCTGGAGGACAAAATACCCCACTTCTAAAGTTGATGATTGTGCAGTTGTTTGCCTTTTTCTGGATTCAAACTCAAACAACAACTTTTCCACTGCTTCTAATACAAAAGACAATGTTGAGACCGTCTCAATGGAAGCAAATGAAGTTGGTGCCAAAACAGATGATGCCTCTGGTCCAACTGCATTGCCTCCTTCTGGAACTGTTGGAGAAGGTGATGAAGTTTCAGGAGAAGGTGATGACGTTTCAGAAGAAGGGATAGAGGAAGCCTCGGAACATGAGGAGCTGCTGTCAGAGGTGGGGACGGAGTGGTCTGCACTTGAAGGGGTTTCCCGGCTGAACACTTTATTGACATTGCCAAGGTTTGTGCCTGACAAGGACGAGAAGTAA